A genomic window from Nicotiana sylvestris chromosome 11, ASM39365v2, whole genome shotgun sequence includes:
- the LOC138880719 gene encoding uncharacterized protein has product MAIDQDVEELLIMGDSDLIIRQAQDEWETRDIKLIPYMQHVVDLSKRFKSVEFRYIPRFHNELADALATLALMLPYPGNVHIDPLEIQIREIHGYYNTIDMEPYVQPWYHYIKRFLKTKEYPASQWRSKENHEKACQWFLLEWRSLV; this is encoded by the coding sequence atggcaatcgatcaagatgtggaagaattgttaatcatgggagattccgACTTGATCATTCGACAAGCTCAAgatgaatgggaaactcgggatatcaAGCTTATTCCATACATGCAACATGTGGTAGATCTTAGCAAGCGATTCAAATCcgtcgagttcaggtacattcctcggtTTCATAATGAGTTAgccgatgcattagctactttggCCTTGATGCTGCCGTATCCGGgcaatgtccacattgacccATTGGAAATCCAAATTCGAGAAATACATGGATATTACAATACAATTGACATGGAACCAtatgttcagccatggtatcattaTATCAAAAGATTTTTAAAAACAAAGGAATATCCTGCAAGCCagtggagatcaaaagagaaccatgaGAAGGCTTGCCAGTGGTTTCTTCTTGAGTGGAGAAGTCTTGTATAA